The following are encoded in a window of Nibricoccus aquaticus genomic DNA:
- a CDS encoding TorF family putative porin: MKKTAILLAAIAAGTGLNAQDVKSSYSVTTDFTYASEYVFRGVEVAGNSFQPSIEVSVDDAYVGLWTNNPVTDNESNEIDIYGGYKYKVNDALSFEAVGTYYWYPEATGGATKDSIEVGLGATYVYQGISSSLYYYYDFTLEADTIQASVGYSVPLEAIGSSVDFSVFAGTADGRDWAPDSGSRVFETYNYYGFDISVPYKLNDKAAITTGIHYAANDAYFDGSAPDSNLWFTVGLSVGF; encoded by the coding sequence TTCTCCTCGCGGCCATTGCCGCCGGTACTGGTTTGAATGCCCAAGATGTGAAGTCCTCGTACTCCGTGACGACCGACTTCACCTACGCTTCGGAATACGTATTCCGCGGCGTCGAAGTGGCTGGTAACTCCTTCCAGCCCTCGATCGAAGTTTCCGTGGACGATGCCTACGTCGGCCTGTGGACCAATAATCCTGTCACCGATAACGAGTCCAACGAGATCGATATCTACGGTGGCTATAAATACAAAGTTAACGATGCCCTCTCATTCGAGGCGGTCGGCACTTACTACTGGTACCCTGAGGCTACCGGTGGTGCTACCAAAGACTCGATCGAAGTTGGTCTCGGCGCTACCTACGTGTATCAAGGTATCTCCTCCAGCCTCTATTACTACTACGACTTCACCCTCGAAGCTGACACCATTCAGGCTTCCGTTGGCTACAGTGTTCCGCTCGAAGCGATCGGTTCCTCGGTTGATTTCAGCGTTTTCGCTGGTACGGCTGACGGTCGTGATTGGGCTCCAGACAGCGGTTCACGCGTGTTCGAGACCTACAACTATTACGGTTTCGACATCAGCGTTCCTTACAAGCTGAACGACAAAGCGGCCATTACCACCGGCATCCACTATGCTGCCAATGACGCTTACTTCGACGGCTCCGCTCCTGACAGCAATCTCTGGTTCACCGTCGGTCTGTCTGTTGGTTTCTAA